TCACCGTCGAGTACTTTGGCGATATCGACGTGGCACGGCAGGTGCTGCGCGGTGGCGGCTACGACTACAACCGAGAGTTTTCAGCCACCGGCTATTCAATTGGCTACACAGGCGATGCGCTGACCGAGGGCCGCCTGCAACGGGCGCAGCTGGCCAAGGGTGCGGTACAAAGCTCCCAGGGCTTCATCTTCAATCTGGATCGCAAGAAGTTTCAGGACCGGCGCGTAAGGCAGGCGCTTGCACTGCTGTGGGATTTCGAGTGGACCAACAAACAGATGATGCGCAACGTCTACATTCGCCAGAGCAGCTACTTCTCCAACAGCGACCTGGCCGCCACACAGTTGCCGACTGCCTCCGAGCTGAAAATTCTAGAACCGTTGCGCGGGCAGATCCCGCCTGAAGTCTTCACCACGGTCTTCGAAACGCCCAAAACCGACGGCACAGGTTTTATCCGCGACAAACAACTGCAAGCGCTGCAACTGCTCGAAGAAGCCGGCTGGATGCCCAAAGGCGATCAACTGGTCAACGCCGACGGCGAGCCACTGAGTTTCACCTTTCTGAACGGGCAAAACGGTTTCGAGAAAATCCTTTTGCCCTACAAGCGCAATCTGGCGCAGATCGGCATCGACTTCGAAATCCGTCGCATCGATTCGGCGCAGTACCTGAACCGGGTCATGGCCCGGGACTACGACATGATCGTCACCGGCTACAACGTCTCGACCTCGCCGGGCGTGGAGTTGTACAACAGCTTTGGCTCGAAAGTGGCAAAGGATCCGGGCTCCAGTAACTACATGGTGCTTCAGGACCCGGCGGTCGACACGTTGATCAACGGCCTGGCCACGGCAGGCAACAAACCGGCGATGATCGACTACGCCCATGCGCTGGACCGGGTCATGCAGTGGGGTTTCTACTGGATTCCCAACTACTACCCGCCCGGCTCTTCGACGGTCTGGTGGAACCGCTTCGGCATTCCAAAGGTGCAGGCCAGCAACAGTGAGGCCATCGACACCTGGTGGGAGATCAGCCCGCAAGCCCTGACCAACGAGCAATTCGCCAAACAGCGTGGCGCCTCGGCTATCCCCTCGGAGGTGAAGTGATGCTCGGTTATCTGTTGCGGCGCCTGTTGCTGATCATCCCGACGCTGTTTGCGATTTTGCTGGTGAATTTCTTCATTGTTCAGGCGGCGCCGGGCGGTCCGGTGGAGCAAGCCATCGCCAAGCTGCAAGGGGTAGCAGGCGGCACGATCGGCGCAGGCCATACCGAAACCATGAACGCCGGCCAGTCCCGCGCGAGCCGGGGCCTGGACCCCAAACTGATTGAAGACATCAAGCACCAGTACGGCTTCGACAAACCACTGCACGAACGCCTGTGGCTGATGCTCACCAGCTATGCACGGCTTGACTTCGGCAACAGCTTTTTCAGGGGGGCAAAGGTCACGGACCTGATTCTGCAAAAAATGCCGGTGTCGATCTCGCTCGGACTCTGGGCAACGCTGATCACGTATCTGGTGTCGATCCCGCTGGGGATTCGTAAAGCGGTCAAGCACGGCAGCCACTTCGACATCTGGACCAGCACCGCGATCATCATCGGCTACGCGATGCCAGCGTTTCTGTTTGCCATGTTGCTGGTGGTCGTGTTCGCCGGCGGCACCTCGTTGAACTGGTTTCCGGTACGCGGTCTGGTGTCGGAAAACTTTGATCAACTGAGCACCGTGGGCAAGATCGCCGACTACTTCTGGCATTTGGTCCTACCCGTTTCGTCGTTGGTGATCGGCGGATTCGCGACGCTGACGATCCTCACCAAGAACTCCTTCCTTAATGAGGTCACGCGCCAGTACGTGGTCACGGCACGCGCCAAAGGCCTGAGTGAACGCCGCGTGTTGTACGGCCATGTGTTTCGCAACGCCATGCTGCTGGTGGTCGCGGGGATTCCTCAGGCGTTCATCAGCGTGTTCTTTGCGGGCTCGCTGTTGATCGAGGTGATTTTCTCTCTCGACGGTCTGGGCCGGATGAGCTACGAAGCCGCCGTCGCGCGCGACTACCCCGTGGTGTTTGGTTCGTTGTTTATCTTCACGCTGTTCGGCCTGCTGATAAAACTGGTGGGCGACATCTGCTACACCGTGGTTGACCCCCGAATCGACTTCAGCGCGAGGAATGTGTGATGCGCAGTTTGTCTCCGGTGGCTCGCCGTCGTTTCGAGCGCTTTCGCAAAAACCGCCGTGGCTGGTGGTCGCTGTGGCTGTTCTGTGGGCTGTTCCTGATCAGCCTCGGCGGCGAGTTGATCGCCAACGACAAACCTTTGGTGCTGAGTTATCAGCACGGTTTGTATTTTCCGGCGTTCAAGCGTTACACCGAACAGGAATTTGGCGGCCAGTTGCCGTTCCAGCCCGACTACCGCAGTGAATACGTGCAACAACTGATCAAAAAAGGTGACGGCTGGATGCTGTTTCCGCCGATCCCGTTCAGTGACGACACGCCCAATTACGAACTGAATAAACCAGCGCCCAGCCCGCCCTCCTCGGTCAACTGGCTGGGCACCGACGATCAGGCTCGGGACGTATTGGCGCGGGTGATCTTCGGCGCTCGGGTGTCCATCCTGTTTGCCTTGGCGCTGACCTTCATCAGTGCGCTGATCGGCATCACTGCCGGCGCGTTGCAAGGCTATTACGGCGGCTGGGTCGATCTGCTTGGACAACGATTGCTGGAGGTGTGGTCCGGACTGCCGGTGCTGTACCTGCTGATCATCCTGTCGGGGTTCGTGGAGCCCAATTTCTGGTGGCTGCTGGGGATCATGGCGCTGTTTTCATGGCTGGCGCTGGTCGACGTGGTGCGCGCCGAATTCCTGCGCGGGCGCAACCTGGAATACGTCAAGGCGGCGCGCGCGCTCGGCCTGGGCGACCGCAAAGTGATCATGCGGCACATCCTGCCCAATGCGATGAACGCCACGTTGAGTTACTTGCCGTTCATTCTGACGGGGGCGATCTCGACCCTGACAGCCTTGGATTTCCTCGGCTTCGGCATGCCTGCGGGCAGTGCGTCGCTGGGCGAGCTGATTGGTCAGGGCAAGCAGAACCTGCAAGCGCCGTGGCTCGGTCTGACGGCATTTTTCACCCTGGCGCTGATCCTGTCGCTGCTGGTTTTCATTGGCGAGGCGTTGCGTGATGCCTTCGACCCGAGGTCTTGAGATGTCCGAAAACCTGATCGAAATACGCGACCTGTCGGTGTCGTTCAGCGGCAACACAGTGGTCAAGAATCTGAGCCTGAACATTCCGGCCGGTGAGTGCCTGGCACTGGTAGGCGAGTCCGGCTCCGGCAAATCGGTGACGGCACATTCCATCCTGCAACTGCTGCCCCAGGCGGGCACGGTCAGTACCGGCAGCATTCGCTATCGCGGCCGGGAGTTACTGGGCGCCGACGGCAAGGTCCTGCGCGAAATTCGCGGCAACCAGATCGCGATGATCTTTCAAGAGCCCATGACCTCGCTCAACCCGCTGCACACGGTCTCCAAACAAATCGGCGAAACCTTGTTGCTGCACAAGGGCATGACTGGCCGCTCGGCGCAAAAGCGCATCCTTGAGCTGCTTGAGCTGGTGGGGATCCAGAACGCCAAGAAACGTCTGAAGGCCTATCCTCATGAATTGTCCGGTGGCCAGCGGCAAAGGGTGATGATCGCCATGGCGCTGGCGTGCGAGCCGGAGCTGTTGATAGCCGACGAACCCACCACAGCACTGGACGTCACGGTGCAGCGCAAAATCCTGCTGCTGCTCAAGTCGCTGCAGCAACGGCTGAACATGTCGTTGCTGCTGATCAGCCACGATCTGAATCTGGTGCACAGCATCGCTCAGAAGGTCTGTGTGATGCGCGCGGGTGAGATCGTCGAGCAGTCCAATTGCCAACTGCTGTTCAAAAACCCGCAGCACCCGTACAGCCGATTGCTGCTGGATGCAGAACCCGCTGGGGAGCCGCTGCCACGCGACACCCGCGAAAAAGTGCTGGAAGTCGACAATCTGCGCGTCTGGTTTTCCCTCGGCGGCGGTATTTTCCGGCGTCATCAGGAATACCTGAAAGCCGTCGACGACATCAGTCTGAGCATCGAGCGCGGCAAGACACTGGGCATTGTCGGCGAGTCTGGCTCGGGGAAATCGACACTTGGGCAGGCAATCCTTCGCTTGCTGGAGTCGCGTGGCAGTATCCGCTTCAAGGGGCAATCGCTGGACACCCTGAGTCAGAAACAGATGCGCCCCTGGCGCAAACAGATGCAAGTGGTGTTTCAAGACCCTTATGGCAGCCTCAGCCCGCGCATGTCGGTGGCGCAGATCATCAGCGAAGGGCTGGAAGTGCACAGCGAACTGGACAAGGCCAGCTGTGAGAATGAGGTCATTCGGGTGCTGGAAGAAGTCGGTATCGACCCGTCGAGTCGGCACCGTTATCCCCATGAGTTTTCCGGCGGTCAGCGGCAACGTATCGCGATCGCCCGCGCCCTTGTGCTCAAACCTGCCCTGATTTTGCTGGACGAGCCCACGTCTGCTCTGGACCGTACCGTGCAGAAGCAGGTGGTCGCGCTGTTGCGTCAGTTGCAGGAGAAACACGGCCTGACGTATCTGTTCATCAGCCATGACCTGGCGGTGGTAAAAGCGCTGGCCCACGACGTCATCGTGGTCAAGGACGGCAAAGTCATCGAACGCGGCGCCAGCCACGATGTATTCGATGCGCCTCAGCATCCGTATACCAAGGAGCTGCTGGCGGCAGCACATCCGGGCTTCAACTGAAACCAAACAGCAGTCTGCGCGGCCAGTTGCCGAAGAGCGAAGCGACGGAACAGTGCATGAAAGACAGTGAAAGCCTGAAGGATTACCGGCGCGTACGGCGACTTGCGATCCGGTCGTTGTTCGAAATTATTGAACAGTCCAGTGAAGGTACTGTGATCGTCGACAAGGAAGCCCGAATCGTCTGGATCAACGAGCGCTACGCACGGCGCTTCGGCCTTGAAGACCCCAGCCGCGCGATTGGCCAGCCGTGTGAAAAAGTCATTCCCGGCAGCTTGCTGCGTCAGGTAGCCAGCGACGGTCAGCCCATTCTGCTGGACATGATGGACACCGCCAAAGACCCGCTGGTGGTCATGCGCCTGCCGATTCATGACGACGGAGGCGGTGTTATCGGCGCCATCGGTTTTGCGCTGTTCGATGAACTGCGTGCACTTTCGCCCCTGCTCAAGCGCTACCAGGGCATGCAACAGGAGCTGGCCTCGACGCGCTCGTTGCTGCGGGCCCGACAGGCCAAATACAGTTTTGCGCACTTTATCGGGACCAGTGCGCCTAGCCTTGAAGTCAAGCGCCGGGCACGGCGCAGCGCCAGTGCTGATTCGCCGGTGTTGCTGCTGGGCGAAACCGGCACCGGCAAAGAGCTGCTCGCCCATGCCATCCACAACGCCTCGCCACGCGCCAGCAAGCCGTTTGTCAGCATCAACAGCGCGGCCATTCCGGAAACGCTGCTCGAAGCAGAGTTTTTTGGCACCGCTCCCGGTGCATTTACCGGCGCCGACCGCAAAGGGCGTAACGGCAAGCTGCACTTGGCCGAGGGCGGAACGCTGTTTCTCGATGAAATCGGTGACATGCCGCTAGCGCTGCAAAGCAAGCTGCTGCGTGTGTTGCAGGAAAGAGAATACGAGCCGGTCGGTTCCAACCAGATGATCAAAAGCGATGTGCGCCTGATTGCGGCGACGTCCACCGACCTTGAGGCGGCGATCAAGCGCGGCGACTTCCGGGCCGACCTGTTCTATCGCCTCAGCGTGTTGCCGATCAAAGTGCCGCCGCTGCGCGAGCGCCTGGATGATTTGCCCGCGCTCAGTGAAGCCATTCTTGAAGACCTTCACAGCCAGCATGAGCTTGAACAGGACGCCATGAACGTGCTGACGCAACACGCCTGGCCGGGCAACATCCGGGAACTGCGCAAC
The DNA window shown above is from Pseudomonas sp. BSw22131 and carries:
- a CDS encoding ABC transporter ATP-binding protein, which produces MSENLIEIRDLSVSFSGNTVVKNLSLNIPAGECLALVGESGSGKSVTAHSILQLLPQAGTVSTGSIRYRGRELLGADGKVLREIRGNQIAMIFQEPMTSLNPLHTVSKQIGETLLLHKGMTGRSAQKRILELLELVGIQNAKKRLKAYPHELSGGQRQRVMIAMALACEPELLIADEPTTALDVTVQRKILLLLKSLQQRLNMSLLLISHDLNLVHSIAQKVCVMRAGEIVEQSNCQLLFKNPQHPYSRLLLDAEPAGEPLPRDTREKVLEVDNLRVWFSLGGGIFRRHQEYLKAVDDISLSIERGKTLGIVGESGSGKSTLGQAILRLLESRGSIRFKGQSLDTLSQKQMRPWRKQMQVVFQDPYGSLSPRMSVAQIISEGLEVHSELDKASCENEVIRVLEEVGIDPSSRHRYPHEFSGGQRQRIAIARALVLKPALILLDEPTSALDRTVQKQVVALLRQLQEKHGLTYLFISHDLAVVKALAHDVIVVKDGKVIERGASHDVFDAPQHPYTKELLAAAHPGFN
- a CDS encoding extracellular solute-binding protein; its protein translation is MRFVFSSLMVATLALASGFHSLSAAPQHALTVYGEAPRYPAEFQHFDYVNPDAPKGGSMRRSALDIGQFDHIMPFLDKGTGISQVSGLLYSPLAVRSLDEPYTVYGLVAEKMERGADGMSLRFFLNPKARFADGTPITADDVRYTYNVLMTQGSLSYRTEFEDVKGVEVESPTQVRFDFKSNQSRTLPLDLASLPVFPEHWWKTRDFADAGSFEAPMGSGPYRIGKIDPGRSITFERNADWWAKDLPEVRGTYNFDHFTVEYFGDIDVARQVLRGGGYDYNREFSATGYSIGYTGDALTEGRLQRAQLAKGAVQSSQGFIFNLDRKKFQDRRVRQALALLWDFEWTNKQMMRNVYIRQSSYFSNSDLAATQLPTASELKILEPLRGQIPPEVFTTVFETPKTDGTGFIRDKQLQALQLLEEAGWMPKGDQLVNADGEPLSFTFLNGQNGFEKILLPYKRNLAQIGIDFEIRRIDSAQYLNRVMARDYDMIVTGYNVSTSPGVELYNSFGSKVAKDPGSSNYMVLQDPAVDTLINGLATAGNKPAMIDYAHALDRVMQWGFYWIPNYYPPGSSTVWWNRFGIPKVQASNSEAIDTWWEISPQALTNEQFAKQRGASAIPSEVK
- a CDS encoding ABC transporter permease gives rise to the protein MRSLSPVARRRFERFRKNRRGWWSLWLFCGLFLISLGGELIANDKPLVLSYQHGLYFPAFKRYTEQEFGGQLPFQPDYRSEYVQQLIKKGDGWMLFPPIPFSDDTPNYELNKPAPSPPSSVNWLGTDDQARDVLARVIFGARVSILFALALTFISALIGITAGALQGYYGGWVDLLGQRLLEVWSGLPVLYLLIILSGFVEPNFWWLLGIMALFSWLALVDVVRAEFLRGRNLEYVKAARALGLGDRKVIMRHILPNAMNATLSYLPFILTGAISTLTALDFLGFGMPAGSASLGELIGQGKQNLQAPWLGLTAFFTLALILSLLVFIGEALRDAFDPRS
- a CDS encoding microcin C ABC transporter permease YejB; amino-acid sequence: MLGYLLRRLLLIIPTLFAILLVNFFIVQAAPGGPVEQAIAKLQGVAGGTIGAGHTETMNAGQSRASRGLDPKLIEDIKHQYGFDKPLHERLWLMLTSYARLDFGNSFFRGAKVTDLILQKMPVSISLGLWATLITYLVSIPLGIRKAVKHGSHFDIWTSTAIIIGYAMPAFLFAMLLVVVFAGGTSLNWFPVRGLVSENFDQLSTVGKIADYFWHLVLPVSSLVIGGFATLTILTKNSFLNEVTRQYVVTARAKGLSERRVLYGHVFRNAMLLVVAGIPQAFISVFFAGSLLIEVIFSLDGLGRMSYEAAVARDYPVVFGSLFIFTLFGLLIKLVGDICYTVVDPRIDFSARNV
- a CDS encoding sigma-54 interaction domain-containing protein, producing the protein MKDSESLKDYRRVRRLAIRSLFEIIEQSSEGTVIVDKEARIVWINERYARRFGLEDPSRAIGQPCEKVIPGSLLRQVASDGQPILLDMMDTAKDPLVVMRLPIHDDGGGVIGAIGFALFDELRALSPLLKRYQGMQQELASTRSLLRARQAKYSFAHFIGTSAPSLEVKRRARRSASADSPVLLLGETGTGKELLAHAIHNASPRASKPFVSINSAAIPETLLEAEFFGTAPGAFTGADRKGRNGKLHLAEGGTLFLDEIGDMPLALQSKLLRVLQEREYEPVGSNQMIKSDVRLIAATSTDLEAAIKRGDFRADLFYRLSVLPIKVPPLRERLDDLPALSEAILEDLHSQHELEQDAMNVLTQHAWPGNIRELRNVLERAALLSDDLQLDAQEIRAAIGTLLPLEPPIPVALEQDAGQTYSEARQQFDRTLIQSKLAQCGGNVVLAARQLGLGRSTLYKKMAALGIAESQ